One window of the Pogoniulus pusillus isolate bPogPus1 chromosome 38, bPogPus1.pri, whole genome shotgun sequence genome contains the following:
- the NRGN gene encoding neurogranin isoform X1, which translates to MDCCNQEGACTKLDEDILDIPLDDPDANAAAAKIQASFRGHMTRKKIKGGEIDRKTKDAECANSTRGGDLRNGD; encoded by the coding sequence CAGGAGGGCGCCTGCACGAAGCTGGACGAGGACATCCTGGATATCCCTTTGGACGATCCCGACGCCAACGCGGCGGCGGCCAAGATCCAGGCGAGTTTCCGCGGCCACATGACCCGCAAGAAGATCAAAGGGGGAGAGATCGACCGGAAAACCAAGGACGCCGAATGCGCCAACAGCACCCGCGGGGGTGACCTCCGCAACGGCGATTAG
- the NRGN gene encoding neurogranin isoform X2 — MDCCNEGACTKLDEDILDIPLDDPDANAAAAKIQASFRGHMTRKKIKGGEIDRKTKDAECANSTRGGDLRNGD, encoded by the coding sequence GAGGGCGCCTGCACGAAGCTGGACGAGGACATCCTGGATATCCCTTTGGACGATCCCGACGCCAACGCGGCGGCGGCCAAGATCCAGGCGAGTTTCCGCGGCCACATGACCCGCAAGAAGATCAAAGGGGGAGAGATCGACCGGAAAACCAAGGACGCCGAATGCGCCAACAGCACCCGCGGGGGTGACCTCCGCAACGGCGATTAG